The following are from one region of the Rhodopirellula sp. P2 genome:
- a CDS encoding OsmC family protein yields MSVEITAVYQGQLHCEATHGPSGTQLITDAPTDNGGRGASFSPSDLVATALGTCVMTIMGLVADRHELDLSGTTIRVEKEMASTPVRRIASLKTRVAFPAGLELQPEMRDRLIAAARKCPVHQSLHPDIDAPIDFVDLD; encoded by the coding sequence ATGTCCGTTGAAATCACTGCGGTTTATCAAGGTCAACTTCACTGCGAAGCCACTCACGGGCCCAGTGGAACCCAATTGATCACCGACGCACCAACTGACAACGGTGGACGCGGTGCCTCTTTTTCTCCATCGGATTTGGTTGCCACCGCACTGGGGACGTGCGTGATGACAATCATGGGATTGGTGGCGGATCGGCACGAGCTTGACTTGAGTGGAACAACCATTCGCGTCGAAAAGGAAATGGCCAGCACTCCGGTTCGCCGAATTGCCAGCCTCAAAACGCGGGTTGCGTTTCCCGCAGGTTTGGAATTGCAACCCGAGATGCGAGATCGACTGATTGCGGCGGCACGGAAATGCCCCGTTCATCAAAGTTTGCATCCTGACATTGACGCACCAATCGATTTTGTCGACCTAGATTGA
- a CDS encoding MFS transporter, which translates to MDNRKKLLIAGILTLIAAGIGFGVRGGLLGIWAGQYGFTMTELGQITGGGLVGFGVVILFAGFLIDVIGYKKLLMAALVCHVVSAAMLFAATPVFNASGKDAVYAILYWSMFIFAVGNGICEAVINPLTATLFPDQKTHYLNILHAGWPAGLVLGGLIVFASSIVAWEILMAAFLIPVLIYGFIVLTETFPQTAAQGGNISYGGMIGRLIGPFFLILLLAHACVGYVELGTDSWINKITGSILNSESTGTTLFIYTSLLMTILRFFAGPIVHRISSLGLLLVSAVIGACGLYLISIGTNVGFMFLAASVYAVGKTFLWPTMLGVLGERYPNSATVGMAIMGCVGMLSAGLLGGPGIGYKQDYYASQQLEQAAPETFERVKAPNENKFLVFPAITGLDGAKSKMIQDSGAAIEADRELAGEDWEDAKYEELRKQYTWWETNKEFAEVDSEPVSVATLYGSRMALRVTALVPCTMAVLYLILLVGFKAPKHENEELVAELEAEAPA; encoded by the coding sequence ATGGACAATCGCAAGAAACTGCTAATCGCTGGAATTCTAACCCTCATCGCCGCTGGGATCGGGTTCGGGGTTCGAGGTGGTTTGCTAGGGATCTGGGCTGGCCAATACGGCTTCACAATGACGGAACTCGGTCAGATCACCGGTGGTGGTTTGGTCGGCTTCGGAGTTGTGATTTTGTTCGCAGGCTTCTTGATCGACGTGATCGGTTACAAAAAGTTGCTGATGGCGGCACTTGTGTGTCACGTTGTTTCGGCAGCGATGCTCTTCGCGGCGACGCCGGTGTTCAACGCCAGCGGCAAGGACGCGGTCTATGCCATTCTCTACTGGTCGATGTTCATTTTCGCGGTCGGAAATGGGATTTGCGAGGCGGTGATCAACCCGCTGACGGCAACCTTGTTCCCCGATCAGAAGACGCACTACCTCAACATTCTGCATGCCGGCTGGCCAGCTGGCTTGGTGCTCGGCGGACTGATCGTGTTTGCCTCCAGCATTGTCGCTTGGGAAATCTTGATGGCGGCGTTCTTGATCCCTGTTTTGATCTATGGGTTCATCGTTCTGACGGAAACGTTCCCGCAAACGGCTGCCCAGGGCGGCAACATCTCTTACGGTGGCATGATCGGTCGTCTCATCGGCCCGTTCTTCCTGATCTTGCTGCTTGCTCACGCTTGCGTTGGATACGTTGAACTCGGCACCGACAGTTGGATCAACAAGATCACCGGCAGCATCCTGAACAGCGAGAGCACCGGAACGACTCTGTTCATCTACACCTCCTTGTTGATGACGATCCTGCGATTCTTCGCTGGCCCGATTGTCCACCGAATTTCGTCGCTTGGTTTGCTCCTGGTCAGTGCTGTCATCGGTGCCTGTGGTCTCTACCTGATCAGCATCGGGACAAACGTTGGCTTCATGTTCTTGGCCGCTTCGGTTTACGCCGTTGGCAAAACGTTCCTTTGGCCAACCATGTTGGGCGTCCTGGGCGAGCGTTATCCCAACAGTGCCACCGTCGGGATGGCGATCATGGGCTGCGTCGGAATGCTCTCAGCAGGTTTGTTGGGCGGTCCCGGCATTGGTTACAAGCAGGATTACTACGCTTCTCAGCAGTTGGAACAAGCCGCTCCGGAAACGTTCGAGCGAGTCAAGGCTCCCAATGAGAACAAGTTCTTGGTCTTCCCCGCCATCACGGGTTTGGATGGAGCCAAGTCCAAGATGATTCAAGACTCGGGAGCCGCGATTGAAGCGGACCGCGAATTGGCTGGCGAAGATTGGGAAGACGCCAAGTACGAAGAACTGCGCAAGCAGTACACTTGGTGGGAAACCAACAAGGAATTCGCGGAGGTCGACAGCGAACCCGTTTCGGTGGCAACGTTGTACGGCAGCCGAATGGCTCTGCGAGTGACCGCGTTGGTGCCTTGCACGATGGCGGTCCTCTACCTGATCTTGCTGGTCGGTTTCAAAGCTCCCAAGCATGAGAATGAAGAATTGGTCGCGGAACTGGAAGCGGAAGCTCCAGCCTGA
- a CDS encoding FtsX-like permease family protein translates to MWIRTVVSICGIGFAILLMFMQLGFLGSVGDTATVLLDRMPCDLLVRSPDYLHIYDASKTRNELRPWLKSIDEVDEAIPLDIGVTQWINPNNQDPRAIAVMGIDLNHPAFDLPELTLEMRRKLLVEGAVLVDDATKPDFGPQNGVKFGPEDIGTVADVFGTPAKIVGTFHLGTGLAANGALLCTRETFRKLVPGSSDEEVSLLLIRLTQGVTRERGRQMVAGRLDSLAGPASSATALTIDDAKTAERWRWYTETPIGMIFAMGVVLAVVVGGVISYMILASDVQAHLSEYATLKAMGYGTGFLMKTLLTQSTLLATIAFPPSVLAALLLYAITSALAGVPIRMTFTWLVLVAALSLLMCNAAGLIAIRKLIRAEPANLF, encoded by the coding sequence ATGTGGATTCGCACCGTGGTCTCCATTTGCGGGATCGGTTTCGCGATTCTGTTGATGTTCATGCAGCTGGGATTCCTCGGCAGTGTCGGTGACACCGCGACGGTGCTGCTGGACCGAATGCCCTGTGACTTGCTGGTGCGTTCGCCGGATTACTTGCACATCTACGATGCCTCGAAGACTCGCAACGAGTTGCGCCCTTGGTTGAAATCAATTGATGAGGTCGATGAAGCGATTCCTCTTGATATCGGCGTGACTCAGTGGATCAATCCGAACAACCAAGATCCGCGAGCGATTGCGGTGATGGGAATCGATTTGAACCACCCGGCCTTTGACTTGCCGGAGCTGACGCTGGAAATGAGGCGGAAACTGCTGGTCGAAGGCGCCGTTCTGGTTGACGATGCAACCAAGCCTGATTTCGGACCACAGAACGGGGTGAAGTTCGGACCGGAAGACATTGGGACCGTTGCTGATGTCTTTGGGACGCCAGCCAAAATTGTCGGCACCTTCCACCTGGGCACGGGACTGGCCGCCAACGGAGCGCTGCTGTGCACGCGGGAAACATTTCGCAAACTTGTTCCCGGCAGCAGCGACGAAGAGGTTTCGTTGTTGTTGATTCGGCTGACGCAGGGTGTGACTCGAGAGCGAGGGCGGCAGATGGTTGCCGGACGATTGGACTCGCTCGCGGGACCGGCTTCTTCTGCCACGGCGCTCACCATCGACGATGCCAAAACGGCGGAACGTTGGCGATGGTACACCGAAACGCCAATCGGAATGATCTTCGCTATGGGAGTGGTGCTGGCCGTCGTGGTTGGTGGCGTGATCAGCTACATGATCCTGGCCTCGGACGTCCAAGCTCACCTCAGCGAGTACGCGACGTTGAAGGCGATGGGGTATGGCACCGGTTTTCTGATGAAAACGCTGCTGACCCAGTCCACCCTGCTAGCGACGATTGCATTTCCGCCCTCGGTCCTGGCGGCGTTGCTGCTGTACGCCATCACTTCGGCGCTGGCCGGGGTTCCCATTCGCATGACGTTCACCTGGCTGGTGCTGGTCGCTGCGTTGTCGTTGCTGATGTGCAACGCGGCGGGACTGATCGCGATTCGCAAGCTGATTCGAGCTGAACCTGCGAATTTGTTCTGA
- a CDS encoding carbon-nitrogen hydrolase family protein, protein MSTPTPDFDVSNFERELILRNMRLEDYDSMVEMQLACFPDMQPWTREQVESQLAHFPEGQIVIECDGKLVASSSSLLLHYDDDLEWHDYKKIADSGFIRNHQPTGDTLYGIEIMVHSDLRGMRLSRRLYDARKELCRSRNIEQMIVGGRIPGYHLHADEMKASEYIDRVIDKTFFDPVLTAQIANGFSLQGLIPNYLPTDLQSCGYATFLEWRNLDYVSAGKRRFRRTVRPVRIGAVQYQMRAVKDFEEFAQQARYFVDVAGDYKCDFLLFPELFTTQLLSFLPNERPGQAARTLAEYTPQYLELFSHLAVKFDTNIIGGSHFVIEDERLYNVAFLFHRDGGIDKQYKLHITPSERKWWGVAGGPGIEVIQTDCGPVCIQVCYDIEFPEVSRIAVQKGAQLIFVPFNTDNRHGYLRVRTCAAARCVENHVYVAIAGCTGNLPFCENADIHYAQSAVLTPLDVTFAREGIGAEANPNVETVVIYDVDLELLRRHREQGSVQNWNDRRLDLYNVTETPEQPTNDEASSLEA, encoded by the coding sequence ATGTCGACGCCCACACCTGACTTTGACGTTTCGAACTTCGAACGTGAACTGATTCTCCGAAACATGCGTTTGGAGGACTATGATTCCATGGTCGAGATGCAGCTCGCCTGTTTCCCTGACATGCAACCGTGGACACGAGAGCAAGTCGAAAGCCAACTGGCGCACTTCCCAGAAGGCCAGATTGTGATCGAGTGCGACGGCAAGCTGGTCGCCAGTAGCAGCAGTTTGTTGCTGCACTACGACGACGACTTGGAATGGCACGACTACAAGAAGATCGCTGACAGTGGTTTCATTCGAAACCACCAACCCACCGGCGACACACTGTACGGCATCGAAATCATGGTGCATTCCGATCTTCGGGGGATGCGATTGTCGAGGCGATTGTACGACGCCCGCAAGGAACTCTGCCGTTCGCGAAACATCGAGCAGATGATCGTTGGCGGCCGCATTCCGGGCTACCACTTGCACGCCGATGAAATGAAGGCGAGTGAGTACATTGACCGAGTGATCGACAAAACGTTCTTCGATCCAGTTCTCACGGCGCAAATCGCCAACGGGTTCTCGCTGCAAGGCTTGATCCCGAACTACTTGCCAACCGACTTGCAAAGCTGCGGTTACGCGACCTTCTTGGAATGGCGAAACCTCGACTACGTCTCGGCTGGGAAGCGACGTTTCCGCCGAACCGTCCGTCCGGTGCGAATCGGTGCGGTGCAGTATCAGATGCGAGCGGTGAAGGACTTCGAAGAGTTCGCTCAGCAAGCACGCTATTTTGTCGACGTGGCGGGGGACTACAAATGTGATTTCCTGTTGTTCCCGGAATTGTTCACCACGCAGTTGCTTTCGTTTCTGCCCAATGAGCGACCGGGACAAGCCGCGCGGACATTGGCAGAGTACACGCCGCAGTACTTGGAGTTGTTCAGCCACTTGGCGGTCAAGTTTGACACGAACATCATTGGCGGTTCGCACTTTGTGATCGAAGACGAACGACTCTACAACGTCGCGTTTTTGTTTCACCGAGACGGGGGAATCGACAAGCAGTACAAGCTGCACATCACACCCAGCGAACGGAAATGGTGGGGCGTCGCTGGCGGTCCAGGCATCGAGGTGATTCAAACCGATTGTGGCCCGGTTTGCATCCAGGTTTGCTACGACATTGAGTTCCCCGAAGTGTCAAGAATCGCGGTGCAAAAGGGCGCCCAACTGATCTTCGTTCCCTTCAACACCGACAATCGACATGGCTACCTGCGGGTGCGGACATGTGCCGCCGCACGTTGCGTCGAAAACCATGTCTACGTCGCGATCGCAGGCTGCACGGGGAACCTGCCGTTCTGCGAGAACGCGGACATTCACTACGCGCAATCGGCGGTGCTGACGCCCCTGGACGTCACCTTCGCCCGGGAGGGCATTGGGGCCGAAGCGAATCCGAATGTCGAGACCGTCGTGATTTACGACGTCGACCTGGAATTGCTACGCCGACATCGAGAACAAGGCAGCGTGCAGAACTGGAACGACCGCCGACTGGATCTCTACAACGTCACCGAGACGCCAGAGCAACCAACCAACGACGAAGCAAGTTCACTGGAAGCTTAG
- a CDS encoding ATP-binding cassette domain-containing protein, whose product MKIPFRNENPTAKNGVRATASRGITPEIALDGSAAIDVRGVNHYYGTGDARKQVLHDNHLQVQPGEIVIMTGQSGSGKTTLLTLIGTLRRVQEGQLNVLGQPLHDLSQTNIGSLRKRLGFIFQAHNLFGSLTALQNVRMALELQPNRTSRSEENERCAKMLTAVGLGDRIQYKPGGLSGGQKQRVAVARGLVHQPDILLADEPTAALDEESGRQVVTLFQREARERGVAIVIVTHDNRILDVADRIVKMDFGKIARDTNLNEAAVLGEMLSQCSVFSGVAISTLTELSRSMTRTEHGPGDRIVTYGDVGDRFYLIREGSVSIKQPTHPGGDDFREVAELTEGAYFGETALLTGEPRNAHVDAKTETVTYSLDAATFADVMSQRKSIEEEVRSSLFAE is encoded by the coding sequence GTGAAAATTCCCTTTCGAAACGAAAATCCGACCGCCAAGAACGGAGTCCGTGCGACCGCTTCACGCGGGATCACGCCCGAGATTGCCCTGGATGGCTCCGCTGCAATCGATGTTCGCGGTGTGAATCACTACTACGGGACCGGTGATGCGCGGAAACAGGTCCTGCATGACAACCATCTTCAGGTGCAACCTGGCGAAATTGTCATCATGACCGGGCAATCCGGTTCCGGCAAAACAACGTTGTTGACGTTGATCGGCACATTGCGTCGCGTCCAAGAGGGCCAGTTGAACGTCCTCGGCCAGCCGCTTCACGATTTGTCGCAAACCAACATCGGCTCGCTTCGCAAACGATTGGGCTTCATTTTCCAGGCCCACAACCTGTTCGGTTCGCTGACAGCCTTGCAGAACGTCCGCATGGCGTTGGAACTCCAACCCAACCGCACTTCTCGCAGCGAAGAAAACGAACGCTGTGCCAAAATGCTGACCGCCGTGGGGCTGGGGGATCGAATTCAATACAAACCAGGAGGTTTGTCGGGCGGACAGAAACAACGCGTCGCGGTCGCGAGAGGGTTGGTGCATCAACCCGACATTTTGTTGGCGGACGAACCCACCGCGGCGCTGGATGAAGAATCCGGACGGCAAGTCGTCACGTTGTTCCAGCGTGAGGCACGCGAACGCGGGGTGGCGATCGTGATCGTGACCCACGACAACCGAATCTTGGACGTCGCCGACCGCATCGTGAAGATGGACTTTGGAAAGATCGCCCGCGACACCAATCTGAACGAAGCCGCCGTGCTCGGTGAAATGCTGTCGCAGTGCAGCGTGTTCTCCGGCGTCGCGATCAGCACGTTGACAGAATTGTCACGCAGCATGACTCGAACCGAACATGGACCCGGCGATCGAATCGTGACCTACGGCGACGTCGGCGATCGTTTCTACTTGATCCGCGAGGGCAGCGTTTCCATCAAACAGCCCACCCATCCCGGCGGCGACGATTTTCGTGAGGTCGCGGAACTGACCGAAGGTGCCTACTTCGGCGAAACCGCTCTGCTGACCGGTGAACCTCGTAACGCACACGTGGATGCGAAGACCGAAACGGTGACCTACAGTCTCGACGCGGCCACGTTCGCCGACGTCATGAGCCAGCGCAAATCCATCGAAGAAGAGGTTCGCAGTTCGCTGTTTGCCGAATGA
- a CDS encoding beta-ketoacyl-[acyl-carrier-protein] synthase family protein, translating to MNRSDIVITGVGVVSSIGLGREAFTQSLLQANSGVIELVDSTVGDRNATARFKFEEGHSGTTQPESAVEIGAPITEFDPKQYVKPRKALKVMCREIQTSFAASQMAIEDAGLASLLPAEAADQAQKSGRIAVERIGTVFGSEMLYGDPEELADAFAACKTEADEIDRSKFGNAAMRSITPLWMLKYLPNMPACHVGIAVNSHGPNNTLTVGDVSGPNAVLESCGYLRRGIADIMVAAAAGSRMNTTRTMFTEDQPLTGASDPVCRSSRPHAKDAQGIVRGEGAACLILESGESALSGNRQPIAKVLGMASRFIPSAAFAAGQFTSSSEKNAGRGSSAAIEIAIQAALSDAGLTADDIGLVVGHGMGDPVIDAQEAEAITKALPGVPVTLPIGLLGHTGAATGMLGLIAAVVAAQQGVAPPVAHASDCPETLNVVASSAPLTQPNVIALSHTSHGSATAIIVSAT from the coding sequence ATGAACCGCAGTGACATCGTGATCACCGGCGTCGGTGTGGTTTCATCGATTGGTTTGGGGCGGGAAGCCTTCACGCAATCTCTGCTTCAAGCGAACAGCGGAGTCATTGAGCTGGTCGATTCCACGGTGGGCGATCGGAATGCAACGGCTCGATTCAAGTTCGAGGAAGGCCATTCGGGAACGACTCAGCCTGAATCTGCGGTCGAGATCGGTGCCCCGATCACCGAATTTGACCCCAAGCAGTACGTCAAACCGCGAAAAGCGTTGAAGGTGATGTGCCGCGAGATCCAGACGTCCTTCGCAGCCTCCCAGATGGCGATCGAGGACGCGGGGCTGGCCTCGCTGCTTCCCGCCGAAGCGGCCGACCAAGCCCAGAAATCTGGACGCATCGCCGTCGAACGAATTGGGACCGTGTTTGGCAGCGAAATGCTGTACGGGGATCCCGAGGAACTCGCCGACGCTTTTGCGGCCTGCAAAACCGAAGCCGATGAGATCGATCGATCCAAGTTTGGCAACGCGGCGATGCGGTCAATCACCCCGCTGTGGATGTTGAAGTACCTGCCCAACATGCCGGCCTGTCACGTTGGTATCGCCGTCAATTCGCACGGTCCCAACAACACCTTGACCGTCGGCGATGTCTCCGGCCCCAATGCGGTGCTGGAATCCTGTGGCTACTTGCGCCGCGGGATCGCAGACATCATGGTCGCTGCCGCGGCCGGGTCGCGGATGAACACCACCCGGACCATGTTCACCGAAGATCAACCGCTCACCGGTGCGTCGGATCCTGTCTGCCGCAGCAGTCGCCCGCACGCGAAAGATGCTCAGGGCATCGTGCGAGGCGAAGGAGCAGCTTGCTTGATCTTGGAATCGGGGGAATCTGCCTTGTCAGGAAATCGCCAGCCAATCGCCAAGGTTCTCGGAATGGCTTCGCGATTCATCCCCTCCGCTGCGTTCGCTGCGGGGCAGTTCACCAGTTCATCGGAAAAGAACGCTGGACGTGGATCCTCCGCCGCGATTGAAATTGCCATTCAAGCTGCTTTGTCTGACGCGGGATTGACCGCCGACGACATTGGGTTGGTGGTTGGACACGGCATGGGCGACCCGGTGATTGACGCTCAAGAAGCTGAGGCGATTACGAAGGCTTTGCCGGGTGTGCCGGTGACGTTGCCCATTGGGTTGCTGGGTCACACTGGCGCAGCGACTGGAATGCTGGGACTGATCGCCGCGGTCGTTGCCGCCCAACAAGGCGTGGCACCGCCAGTGGCTCACGCGTCGGATTGCCCTGAGACTTTGAATGTGGTCGCCTCATCGGCTCCATTGACCCAGCCCAACGTGATTGCCTTGTCGCACACATCCCACGGATCAGCGACCGCGATCATCGTCTCCGCAACTTGA
- a CDS encoding sigma-70 family RNA polymerase sigma factor, translating into MHRLVICRNHLPFPTGSPPMTLSESLEQDELSLLKKSRRKTPTRRSEAAQSPLETYLREINETPLLCAAEELELAARIAQGDVMARDQMVRANLRLVVNISRGYTGKGLGLQDLIEEGNLGLLRAVEGFDPIHGTRFSTYASYWIKQSIKRALINSAKTIRIPAYMVELLSKWRRATARLNEELGRTPTNEEVARVLGLPKKKLPIIRKAIKINNSTPQSDQTEAGWSLGDMVQDDRLKAPDEEMLDHDILKHAMSLLGDLEERESTVLKLRFGLGGVEPMTLKEIGAELGLTRERVRQIETEALRRLADGLTDPRDRGF; encoded by the coding sequence ATGCATCGACTCGTGATTTGTCGGAACCACCTCCCTTTCCCGACCGGATCGCCACCCATGACATTATCCGAATCTCTGGAGCAGGACGAACTCTCGCTGCTGAAAAAGAGTCGCCGCAAAACGCCGACACGCCGAAGTGAAGCGGCTCAGTCGCCTTTGGAAACGTACCTTCGCGAAATCAACGAAACACCGTTGTTGTGCGCCGCGGAAGAACTCGAACTCGCTGCCCGCATCGCTCAAGGCGATGTGATGGCTCGCGACCAAATGGTTCGTGCAAACCTGCGGTTGGTTGTGAACATCTCGCGTGGTTACACCGGCAAAGGGCTCGGGCTGCAGGATTTGATCGAAGAGGGGAACCTGGGGTTGTTGCGTGCGGTCGAAGGGTTTGACCCGATTCACGGGACGCGATTCAGTACCTACGCCAGTTACTGGATCAAGCAGTCCATCAAACGGGCGCTCATCAACTCCGCCAAAACCATTCGCATTCCGGCGTACATGGTTGAGTTGTTGAGCAAATGGCGACGAGCGACCGCACGCTTGAACGAAGAGCTCGGGCGAACCCCGACCAACGAAGAAGTGGCTCGTGTGCTCGGGTTGCCCAAGAAGAAGTTGCCGATCATTCGCAAGGCGATCAAGATCAACAACTCAACGCCCCAGAGCGATCAAACGGAGGCGGGGTGGTCGTTGGGCGACATGGTGCAAGACGATCGACTGAAGGCTCCTGACGAGGAGATGCTCGATCACGACATCCTCAAGCACGCGATGAGTTTGCTGGGCGACTTGGAAGAACGCGAATCCACGGTTCTCAAGCTGCGATTTGGTTTGGGCGGCGTCGAACCCATGACCCTGAAAGAGATCGGTGCGGAGCTTGGGCTGACCCGAGAACGGGTTCGCCAGATCGAAACGGAAGCCTTGCGTCGTTTGGCTGATGGATTGACGGATCCCCGCGATCGCGGTTTTTAA
- a CDS encoding UDP-glucuronic acid decarboxylase family protein, giving the protein MIQRILVTGGAGFLGSHLCERLVHDGHDVICLDNFFTSQKSNVVHLLDKPNFELIRHDITLPIHLEVDQIYNMACPAAPGHYQFNPIKTIKTSVMGSINMLGIAKRCGARILQASTSEVYGDPEQHPQTESYRGSVNPIGIRACYDEGKRVAETLFMDYHRSNNVDVRIVRIFNTYGPRMHPFDGRVVANFIRQALAGDDITIFGDGSQTRSFCYRDDLVEVIIRMMNCDGFIGPVNIGNPHEFTIRQLAEKTIALTGSSSKLIEAPLPSDDPTRRRPDISLAKEKLGWEPKIELDQGLQHTIEWFKTIHLSDYRPPTPNFS; this is encoded by the coding sequence ATGATTCAACGCATTTTGGTGACGGGTGGCGCTGGCTTTCTGGGATCGCATCTCTGTGAACGGTTGGTGCACGACGGGCATGACGTGATCTGCCTGGACAACTTTTTCACCAGCCAAAAGTCGAACGTCGTGCATCTGCTCGACAAGCCCAACTTCGAACTCATTCGGCACGACATCACGTTGCCGATTCACCTCGAAGTCGACCAGATCTACAACATGGCGTGCCCCGCGGCACCCGGGCACTACCAGTTCAACCCCATCAAAACGATCAAAACCAGCGTGATGGGATCGATCAACATGTTGGGGATCGCCAAGCGATGCGGGGCTCGGATTCTGCAGGCCAGCACCAGCGAGGTGTACGGCGACCCTGAACAACACCCGCAAACCGAGTCGTATCGCGGCAGCGTCAATCCGATCGGCATCCGGGCTTGCTACGACGAAGGCAAACGTGTCGCCGAAACGCTGTTCATGGACTACCACCGCAGCAACAACGTCGACGTCCGGATCGTTCGCATTTTCAACACGTACGGCCCGCGGATGCATCCTTTTGATGGACGCGTGGTTGCCAACTTCATCCGGCAAGCGTTGGCGGGAGACGACATCACCATCTTTGGTGACGGTTCGCAAACCCGTTCGTTTTGCTACCGAGATGACTTGGTCGAGGTCATCATCCGAATGATGAATTGCGATGGATTCATCGGACCGGTCAACATTGGCAATCCCCACGAATTCACCATTCGTCAACTCGCTGAAAAGACGATCGCGCTGACGGGATCGAGCAGCAAACTGATCGAGGCACCATTACCGTCCGATGATCCAACGCGACGTCGGCCTGACATTTCCCTCGCGAAAGAGAAGTTGGGCTGGGAACCAAAGATCGAATTGGATCAGGGCCTGCAGCACACCATCGAATGGTTCAAAACCATTCATTTGAGTGACTACCGACCGCCGACACCGAATTTCAGCTGA
- a CDS encoding ABC exporter membrane fusion protein has translation MIRLPLTLAIGVFSMICGCDGPSAGRADHSTNPDKPTQTVALQRVMALGTLEPRGGILAVMAAPGDRVAKIFVESGQDVSAGTVLMELESLPARQLELTISQTKLDEARRRIAAERAAGEAKLQVARSSLKQAESKLKDAEKRFKDSKADGGELNLLKQAADLGLRRLRQLESASRDPARQRLVSENALDTEALKVSESQARYESALRDAQEAIDEGQFGVDSAEQEIRATELSLIAAEQSASLESLKQQIELLKFNVATSRLVAPTKGRVLRVDATIGTATGVSALMHLADTTQMVCVAEVNVADLSRVEIGQTAIITSPALRDPLHGKVQRIHSLIAPPTLASPYPMAAVDRYSADVVIAIDAGDAESASHLIELQVDVEIQAGRSAKSTEMASAAKP, from the coding sequence ATGATCCGATTGCCCCTCACGCTCGCGATCGGCGTTTTCTCGATGATCTGCGGCTGTGATGGACCATCCGCGGGCCGTGCCGATCACTCAACGAACCCGGACAAGCCCACTCAAACGGTGGCCTTGCAACGAGTCATGGCACTCGGAACGCTGGAGCCTCGAGGGGGGATTTTGGCGGTCATGGCAGCCCCCGGAGATCGCGTCGCCAAAATTTTCGTGGAATCCGGGCAGGATGTTTCGGCCGGCACCGTGCTGATGGAACTGGAGAGCCTTCCGGCTCGACAACTCGAACTGACCATCTCCCAAACAAAATTGGACGAGGCTCGACGACGGATTGCAGCGGAGCGAGCGGCGGGCGAAGCCAAACTGCAAGTGGCGCGTTCGTCGCTGAAGCAGGCTGAATCGAAGCTGAAGGACGCGGAGAAGCGTTTCAAAGATTCCAAGGCCGATGGCGGAGAATTGAACCTGCTCAAACAAGCTGCCGATTTAGGGCTACGCCGATTGCGGCAATTGGAATCCGCCTCCCGCGACCCCGCTCGCCAACGCTTGGTATCAGAGAATGCACTGGATACCGAAGCTCTGAAAGTCAGTGAATCGCAAGCTCGATACGAATCGGCGTTGCGAGATGCCCAAGAGGCCATCGACGAAGGCCAATTCGGCGTCGATTCGGCTGAGCAAGAGATTCGGGCGACGGAGTTGTCGTTGATCGCTGCCGAACAATCGGCTTCGTTGGAATCGTTGAAGCAACAAATTGAGCTGCTGAAGTTCAATGTGGCCACGTCACGATTGGTCGCCCCCACGAAAGGACGCGTGCTTCGCGTTGATGCGACGATCGGGACAGCAACCGGCGTTTCCGCCTTGATGCATCTGGCGGACACGACGCAAATGGTCTGCGTGGCGGAAGTCAACGTCGCGGATCTCTCCCGTGTTGAAATCGGACAAACCGCAATCATCACATCACCCGCCCTGCGGGACCCGCTGCATGGAAAAGTCCAACGCATTCATTCGTTGATCGCCCCTCCCACGTTGGCCAGTCCGTACCCGATGGCTGCGGTGGATCGCTACTCCGCCGATGTGGTGATCGCCATTGACGCGGGGGATGCTGAGAGCGCCAGTCACCTGATCGAATTGCAGGTCGACGTCGAGATCCAAGCCGGACGCTCAGCAAAGTCAACCGAAATGGCGTCGGCAGCGAAGCCGTGA